One genomic window of Manihot esculenta cultivar AM560-2 chromosome 16, M.esculenta_v8, whole genome shotgun sequence includes the following:
- the LOC110604231 gene encoding thioredoxin-like 2, chloroplastic codes for MADIFRLPSFHSLRFSSSLLTSFSSTFNYLQPALPPNQNYSNSDKKIYPLVYSSAGGVSRFAPMPRKQLLSLKVHAAIAETDQPKWWEKNAGPNMIDIHSTQEFLSALSQAGDRLVIVEFYGTWCASCRALFPKLCRTAEEHPEILFLKVNFDENKPMCKSLNVKVLPYFHFYRGAHGQLESFSCSLAKFQKIKDAIAMHSTAECGNGPAKSVGELTLESVSTPKDKPAGSA; via the exons ATGGCTGATATTTTTCGATTACCATCTTTTCACTCGCTTCGTTTCTCTTCTTCTCTGCTCACCTCCTTCTCCTCTACCTTCAATTATCTTCAACCCGCTCTCCCACCTAATCAGAATTACAGCAATTCAGATAAGAAGATTTACCCTTTAGTATATTCTTCTGCTGGTGGTGTTTCTCGCTTCGCTCCCATGCCCAGGAAGCAATTGCTTTCTTTAAAG GTGCATGCCGCAATTGCTGAAACTGACCAGCCAAAATGGTGGGAGAAGAATGCAGGACCAAATATGATTGACATTCATTCTACACAAGAATTTTTGAGTGCCTTAAGTCAAGCAGGAGATAGATTAGTTATTGTTGAATTTTATGGAACTTGGTGTGCATCTTGCCGTGCCTTATTTCCCAAG CTCTGTAGAACGGCAGAAGAACATCCAGAGATTTTGTTTCTTAAAGTGAACTTTGACGAAAACAAGCCTATGTGCAAAAGTTTGAATGTTAAAGTGCTTCCTTACTTTCACTTCTATCGTGGTGCTCATGGACAATTGGAATCCTTTTCATGTTCACTTGCTAAG TTTCAAAAAATTAAGGATGCAATTGCAATGCATAGCACAGCCGAATGCGGCAACGGTCCGGCGAAGAGTGTTGGGGAACTTACTCTAGAATCTGTGTCTACTCCAAAAGACAAGCCAGCAGGATCAGCATGA
- the LOC110603513 gene encoding uncharacterized protein LOC110603513, with product MEQWVPLFDIFLNSLTPETEASMWLQQSFNVSSSNRITTGSFLSLLTKPIDATISSSSPPTSKRVMFIQTLPDMVQSRILSFLAFDHERFCKRDLSMLARSMLTDNQGVDFWVKRSARNLLDEVSESNYQWISGLSLDSEEQRLDEEFETLPGWLKSMASADDSVFPWLPLSPGELNSRELLGGHENERDSFTQIGEGEGENFEEVVVEMEVDRPVDAPLALEIQNMAASLRAQVLNFESRAKTLELVDEICHLCLEKGGDSFAVLGLIEPWKADDEIASLLISHLSNGIDQDDLGWPSQVLSSIILPKFLILEEPASRVLVTAVIDYCKLYQRAAEYALLFPLIMRTGGINNPLCDVVTRIVKECLHPVHVSSFCQKLLCAGEDEKRFICLPCHQCLISNELVWTESLFILFNNILNLNVKLTQDSVDLLVLRIQELAQSFSKSLRFGNFLLCFLTKCSLLLKPHKLLLADAVKQTNTLVTKTILSKLSSF from the exons ATGGAGCAATGGGTTCCACTATTTGACATTTTTCTCAACTCCTTGACGCCGGAAACCGAAGCATCTATGTGGTTACAGCAATCTTTCAATGTCTCCTCATCAAATCGGATCACCACAGGCTCTTTCCTCTCTTTACTTACCAAGCCCATCGATGCCACTATCAGCAGCTCATCTCCTCCAACCTCAAAGAG GGTCATGTTTATACAGACTCTGCCGGATATGGTACAGTCCAGAATTCTATCCTTTCTTGCCTTTGATCATGAGAGGTTTTGCAAGCGAGACTTGTCTATGTTGGCCAGGAGTATGTTGACAGACAATCAGGGCGTTGATTTCTGGGTTAAGAGGTCTGCTCGCAATCTGCTCGATGAAGTGTCCGAGTCAAATTATCAGTGGATTTctggtttgagtttggattcTGAAGAACAGAGATTGGATGAAGAGTTTGAGACATTGCCAGGTTGGCTCAAGAGCATGGCAAGTGCTGATGACTCGGTTTTCCCTTGGCTGCCTTTGTCGCCTGGCGAATTGAATTCAAGAGAATTGCTCGGTGGTCATGAAAATGAACGAGATTCATTCACTCAAATTGGAGAGGGtgaaggtgaaaattttgaggaAGTTGTAGTGGAAATGGAGGTTGATCGTCCTGTGGATGCTCCTTTGGCACTGGAAATTCAAAACATGGCAGCTAGTTTGAGAGCCCAGGTATTGAATTTTGAGTCTCGAGCAAAAACTCTAGAATTAGTTGATGAAATTTGCCATCTTTGTCTAGAGAAAGGAGGGGATTCTTTTGCAGTTCTTGGGTTGATTGAACCTTGGAAAGCAGATGATGAAATTGCTTCTCTACTTATTTCTCATCTTTCAAATGGAATTGATCAAGATGATCTCGGTTGGCCAAGCCAAGTTCTCAGTTCAATTATCCTTCCAAAGTTCCTTATTCTTGAAGAGCCAGCTTCTCGTGTGCTTGTGACCGCAGTGATTGACTACTGCAAGCTTTATCAAAGAGCTGCTGAATATGCATTATTGTTTCCACTGATAATGAGGACTGGTGGTATCAATAATCCATTATGTGATGTAGTCACAAGAATTGTGAAGGAATGCTTGCATCCAGTTCATGTTTCTTCATTCTGCCAGAAACTGCTATGTGCAGGAGAAGATGAGAAAAGATTCATCTGTCTTCCTTGTCATCAATGTCTGATATCCAATGAGCTGGTATGGACAGAGTCATTATTTATCCTTTTTAATAATATCTTAAATCTTAATGTTAAGTTAACTCAAGATTCAGTTGATCTGCTTGTTCTACGGATTCAGGAACTAGCCCAAAGTttctcaaaatctctaagatttGGGAACTTTTTGTTATGTTTCCTTACCAAATGTTCTTTATTGTTGAAGCCTCATAAACTCCTATTGGCAGATGCGGTTAAGCAGACCAATACTCTTGTTACCAAaactatattatcaaaattgtCTAGCTTCTAG
- the LOC110604305 gene encoding tetraspanin-2, producing the protein MGVANNITALLNFVAFLCSIPIIASGIWLASKPDNECIHYFRWPIIVLGILVLLVSLAGFVGAYWYKETLIAFYLCCMAILIGLLLILLVFAFVVTRADGGYDVPGRGYKEYRVEGFSSWLRNHVVNSKNWVKIRNCLAESDVCSKLGQNYLTADQFIVAHISPLQSGCCKPPTVCGYNYVNPTLWLNPTNPTSDPDCYLWNNDQSQLCYNCNSCKAGLLGNLRKEWRKANVILIVTVVVLIWVYLIACSAFKNAQTEDLFRRYKQGWA; encoded by the exons ATGGGAGTAGCCAACAACATAACTGCACTTCTAAACTTCGTAGCTTTCCTCTGCTCAATCCCCATAATTGCCTCCGGCATCTGGCTTGCCTCCAAACCCGACAACGAGTGCATCCACTACTTCCGCTGGCCCATCATCGTACTCGGAATCCTTGTTCTCCTTGTCTCCCTTGCTGGCTTCGTTGGCGCTTATTGGTACAAGGAAACTCTCATCGCATTCTATCTCTGCTGCATGGCTATTCTCATCGGACTTCTCTTGATCCTGCTGGTTTTCGCTTTCGTTGTCACGCGCGCCGATGGTGGGTATGATGTTCCCGGAAGGGGTTATAAAGAATATAGGGTTGAAGGATTCTCGTCTTGGCTCAGAAATCATGTGGTGAATTCCAAGAATTGGGTGAAGATCAGGAATTGTCTGGCGGAGAGCGATGTTTGTTCTAAGCTGGGTCAGaattatctcactgctgatcagtTCATCGTGGCCCATATCTCTCCTCTCCAG TCAGGGTGTTGTAAACCCCCAACAGTTTGTGGCTACAATTATGTGAACCCAACATTGTGGCTAAACCCAACAAACCCAACATCAGACCCAGACTGCTACTTGTGGAACAATGACCAGAGCCAGCTGTGCTACAATTGCAATTCTTGCAAAGCTGGTTTGTTAGGGAATCTGAGGAAAGAATGGAGGAAAGCCAATGTGATTCTTATTGTGACAGTGGTGGTGCTTATATGGGTCTATCTTATTGCCTGTAGTGCCTTCAAAAATGCTCAAACAGAAGACCTTTTTCGCAGATACAAGCAGGGTTGGGCTTGA